AGACGGCGGCGTACTTTCCGTCCGCGGTCGCGGTCAACGCGCCGCCGTCCATCGGACAAGAGTCCAACTCCCACGCTCCTTGGCCAAGTTTTGATGGGGCGGCAAAGGTTTTGCCGTGATCAAGCGTGAGTGCCATGTACATATCACGATTTCCCGCAAAGGAATTCCTCCACAATACGGCCAACCTCCCTTGCTTGTCATAAGTCGCCGAGGGATGGCAGCATTCGCAAATCGAACCGTCCGGCGATTGGTAAACCAGCACGTTTTTCGACCAAGTCGCGCCCTTGTCATTTGAACTCAAGCCCCACAACTCCGTCCGTTTATTTCGAAGATCGAGCCAGGTGCAAAACAATTCACCGTCTGGGCTGGCGGCCATCGCATGCAAGCACTCACGAGCTGAGATTTTCGCATCGTTGACTTGAACTGGGCCTTGCCACGTCTTTCCCTGATCCTCCGAACGCCAACTCCAGAGATCGCCATCCCGCCCACCGCCAAGTTCTCCCCCGATCGCCGAGATCGCAATGGCTTTTTCTGAAATCGCAATCCGCGGTCCGCGTCTCATGCCCAACGCTAACATACTTGGTTTTGCAACCAAGCTCGGTTTGTGAAACGATTTTCCTTGATCGACCGATGTCGTGTAATAAATTTCATTCTGCGAGCTAAAGACCAGATGGATCATGCCGCGTAAATCGACCGCGACTTGGGGTTGTCGCGGCACCATTTGCGAATCAATAGGCACGACCGAAACCGGCTCGCCAGCGGCAAGGTCTGTCCGAAGTTGCATTGCCATTGCAATGAAGAACAAGCGCAAAAAGATTCGCATGAAATGTTCCATAATAGTTATGTGGGCGATCGTGTCGTCAAAATTGAAACGGCTCTTAGGATTACAGTCGGAGCGCCCCGTGCCCTACAAAGGGACAAAGCTATTTGTCGATCCGCAAAACAAAGGGAATCGTCAACACCTTATCCTTACGTTGAAATTGCCCCCACCCTTAATACAACCCCGGTGAGGGAAAGTGGGCCTCGAACGAAACCTTCCCTTGCGCCGCACTTGCATTTTCAAGCGGATGGGCATGCACAAATTGTGTACCGTCCGCACTCAACACCACAAGATGCCCCATCGCGCCGAGATAGGGCTGTAAATCTTTGACGACTTCTCCCGTGTTGTCGCGAATGTCGAAAGTGATTTTTGCCTCAAGAGGCGATGCCATTTTATCAATCGTAATTGTGGCTGCTAAACCATTGCCTGCAACATTGCCCGGAACATTCGGTTCCAGCGGAGCGGCTTTCGGGGCGTCGCCCGCAACCTTGACCTGTGCAATAGCAAGCGATTGCTTGCCGGTCGTGGGCTTAAAGTCGGCATAGAGTCGATATGTACCTCCCAAAGGAAATGTAAACGTGGTCTTGAATGTGCCGCTCGGAAAAACCTCGGGGTGAACGTGGGCAAAATGGTCCAAACCTTCACGCACGAGAATCAGGTGAATCTGTTTCTCATGCACCGTTTCATATTGCTTCAACATCGCCCCTGTTTGATCGTGAATCATGAAGCTTAATGCAGCGGGCTTGCCGGCGAAAAATTCCGCCGGATCGGAACTGACCATCAATTCATACGCAGCGGTCTTCCCAGCATGGTCCGTATGATTTGTACCGTGTGACGTTTCGTGCTTGTCGTCATTCTTCGGCTTCGGTTCCGGCACAGACGAACCGCAGCCCACAATCAAGGCGACGGCAAATCCCAGTAAAACCTGATAGCGCATGTTTATGCTCCCAAGAAATAAGTACGACTGATCGCGGTTCTTACAATTGCTGCGATCTCAATCGCAAGGCATTCGCCACCACTGAAAGCGAACTGAGGCTCATTGCCACGCTGGCCCAGATCGGCGAAATCAAAATGCCAGTGAACGGATAAAGCAGCCCGGCTGCAATGGGGACACTGGCAACGTTGTACACGAACGCCAAAAACAAGTTCTGCCGTATGTTGCTCATGGTGGCTCGACTCAGGTTTCGCGCGCGGGCAATGGCGCGAAGATCGCCCTTGACCAGCGTCACCGCGGCGCTTTCCATCGCCACATCGGTCCCGGTTCCCATCGCGATGCCGATTTGGGCTTGAGCTAGAGCCGGTGCGTCGTTGATGCCGTCGCCCGCCATCGCGACGACATGCCCGTCGGCTTGCAGTTTTTTGACAATCCCCAGTTTGTCGGCTGGCAGTACCTCGGCGTGAACTTCATCAATCCCCAATTGCTTGGCCACCGCTTCGCCCGCCTGCCGATTATCGCCAGTGAGCATGATGATTCTGAGGCTCGAT
This portion of the Pirellulales bacterium genome encodes:
- a CDS encoding sialidase family protein, whose amino-acid sequence is MAMQLRTDLAAGEPVSVVPIDSQMVPRQPQVAVDLRGMIHLVFSSQNEIYYTTSVDQGKSFHKPSLVAKPSMLALGMRRGPRIAISEKAIAISAIGGELGGGRDGDLWSWRSEDQGKTWQGPVQVNDAKISARECLHAMAASPDGELFCTWLDLRNKRTELWGLSSNDKGATWSKNVLVYQSPDGSICECCHPSATYDKQGRLAVLWRNSFAGNRDMYMALTLDHGKTFAAPSKLGQGAWELDSCPMDGGALTATADGKYAAVWRRKNSLFATQNDQSTEQFLEDGLQPWLAAYPNRHLHLWIQKRLGDLWLLTP